The following are encoded together in the Nodosilinea sp. PGN35 genome:
- a CDS encoding ABC transporter substrate-binding protein: protein MVISAVAKSLNDWGSLSCASASLMLPGRPCRACGTVHSAGRFTGDHAQFMATMPTDPVDMVDDLVKMGVYKQNQLRAADTVNAYELRKALFLKRVGRGDPQREKLILALCNQAGGLENAFAAAFGPQAGLFFADSVRASGTTRREFLKNMALGAALVTLASCASGGDEPAVDEAAASVDTSNLEKTDIQVGFIPITCATPIIMSEPLGFYEKYGFNATVVKMPSWGAVRDSAIAGELDAYHMLAPMPIAMTLGLGSAAFGVKLASIENINGQAITVAQRHQGNVNGPEDFRGFVIGVPFPYSMHNLLIRYYLASGGLDPDVDVQIRPVPPPDSIAQLVAGDIDAMLMPDPFNQRAVYEGAGYIHMLSKDLWDGHPCCAFAASDEWITSHPNAFRSLNKAIIEAAAYAQDPANRPEIAAAISDRAFLNQPPEVVEAVLTGNFDDGQGNTLSVPDRIEFDPYPWQSFAKWISSQLVRWDLMGDGNTPETVSNADIDAVGEEVFLTDLARELALELGEQPPFETDRAETLAFDSFDPTASADYVKGQVEKFGK, encoded by the coding sequence ATGGTCATTTCAGCAGTAGCAAAGTCGCTCAACGACTGGGGCAGTTTGAGTTGCGCATCTGCTTCTCTGATGCTGCCCGGTCGGCCCTGTCGAGCCTGCGGCACCGTGCACTCTGCGGGGCGCTTTACCGGCGATCACGCGCAGTTTATGGCAACCATGCCCACCGATCCCGTCGATATGGTCGATGACCTGGTGAAAATGGGAGTCTACAAGCAGAATCAGCTGCGCGCCGCCGACACCGTCAACGCCTACGAGCTGCGCAAGGCGCTGTTTCTCAAGCGGGTAGGCCGGGGCGACCCCCAGCGCGAAAAGCTGATTCTGGCCCTGTGCAACCAGGCGGGCGGTCTGGAAAATGCCTTTGCGGCTGCCTTTGGCCCCCAGGCGGGCCTGTTTTTTGCCGACTCGGTGCGGGCCAGCGGCACCACCCGCCGCGAGTTTCTCAAAAATATGGCGCTGGGGGCGGCCCTGGTCACCCTGGCCAGCTGCGCGAGCGGCGGCGACGAACCGGCGGTAGACGAGGCGGCAGCCTCCGTTGACACCAGCAACCTGGAGAAAACCGACATTCAGGTGGGCTTTATCCCCATCACCTGCGCGACGCCAATCATCATGTCGGAGCCCCTGGGTTTCTACGAAAAGTACGGCTTTAACGCCACGGTGGTGAAGATGCCGAGCTGGGGGGCGGTGCGCGACTCGGCGATCGCAGGCGAACTCGATGCCTACCACATGCTGGCCCCCATGCCCATCGCCATGACCCTGGGCCTGGGCTCCGCCGCCTTTGGCGTCAAGCTGGCCAGCATTGAAAACATCAACGGCCAGGCGATCACCGTCGCCCAGCGCCACCAGGGCAACGTCAACGGCCCCGAAGACTTCAGGGGCTTTGTCATCGGGGTGCCCTTCCCCTACTCCATGCACAACCTGCTGATTCGCTACTACCTGGCCTCTGGCGGGTTAGACCCCGACGTGGATGTGCAGATTCGCCCGGTGCCCCCGCCGGACAGCATCGCCCAGCTGGTGGCGGGCGACATTGATGCCATGCTGATGCCTGACCCCTTCAACCAGCGGGCGGTGTACGAGGGCGCAGGCTACATTCACATGCTCTCGAAGGATCTGTGGGACGGCCACCCCTGCTGCGCCTTTGCCGCCAGCGATGAGTGGATCACCAGCCACCCTAACGCCTTTCGATCGCTCAACAAAGCCATTATCGAAGCAGCGGCCTACGCCCAGGACCCCGCCAACCGGCCCGAAATTGCCGCCGCGATTTCTGACCGCGCCTTTTTGAACCAGCCCCCCGAGGTGGTCGAAGCGGTGCTCACCGGTAACTTTGACGATGGCCAGGGCAACACCCTCTCGGTACCCGATCGCATTGAGTTTGACCCCTACCCCTGGCAGAGCTTTGCCAAGTGGATCTCGTCACAGCTGGTGCGCTGGGATCTGATGGGCGATGGCAACACTCCAGAAACCGTCAGCAACGCCGACATCGACGCCGTGGGTGAAGAGGTGTTTCTGACCGATCTCGCCCGCGAACTGGCCCTGGAGCTGGGTGAGCAGCCCCCCTTTGAGACCGATCGCGCCGAGACCCTGGCCTTCGACAGCTTTGACCCCACCGCTTCGGCAGACTACGTCAAAGGGCAGGTCGAGAAGTTTGGGAAGTAG
- the ntrB gene encoding nitrate ABC transporter permease, translating into MAVSSAPPELGRAERQAPFWHNENIQAFALFMLSLGIFLLFWEVGARSGWFVRGVPTATETLQEFWWWITNPFYRNGPNDLGIGWNLLISLRRVAIGYIAASLVAVPLGILIGISPVAFKAFNPYVQLLKPISPLAWLPLGLYLLRDSEKTGIFIIFISSIWPTLINTTFGVANVDRDYLDVSKTLGASRLRTIVKVIIPAALPNIVSGLRISMGIAWLVIVAAEMLLGTGIGYFIWNEWNNLSIPNILVAIFIIGLTGLVLDSLFAALEKFVAFGRNS; encoded by the coding sequence ATGGCAGTCAGTTCTGCGCCGCCTGAATTGGGGCGGGCTGAGAGGCAGGCCCCCTTTTGGCACAACGAAAACATACAGGCCTTTGCCCTGTTCATGCTTTCCCTCGGTATTTTTCTGTTGTTTTGGGAGGTTGGAGCCCGCTCGGGCTGGTTTGTGCGGGGCGTGCCCACCGCCACCGAAACCCTGCAAGAATTTTGGTGGTGGATTACTAATCCCTTCTACCGCAACGGCCCCAACGATCTGGGCATCGGCTGGAATTTGCTGATTAGCCTCCGGCGGGTGGCGATCGGCTACATTGCGGCGTCGCTGGTGGCGGTGCCCCTGGGCATTTTGATCGGCATTTCGCCGGTTGCCTTTAAGGCGTTTAACCCCTACGTACAGCTGCTCAAGCCGATTTCGCCCCTGGCCTGGCTGCCCCTGGGCCTCTACCTGCTGCGCGATTCTGAGAAGACCGGCATTTTCATTATTTTTATCTCCAGCATTTGGCCGACGCTGATCAACACCACCTTTGGGGTGGCCAACGTCGATCGCGACTACCTGGATGTATCTAAAACCCTGGGAGCCTCGCGGCTGCGCACCATTGTCAAGGTGATCATCCCGGCGGCGCTGCCCAATATTGTGTCGGGCCTGCGCATCAGCATGGGCATCGCCTGGCTGGTGATTGTGGCGGCGGAGATGCTGCTGGGCACTGGCATCGGCTACTTCATCTGGAATGAGTGGAACAACCTGTCAATCCCCAATATTTTGGTGGCTATTTTCATCATTGGGTTGACGGGGCTGGTGCTCGACAGCCTGTTTGCTGCCCTCGAAAAATTTGTTGCCTTTGGTCGAAACTCATGA
- a CDS encoding ABC transporter ATP-binding protein, which yields MSIAPVNTPVNLPANASAGAVESRELRSPTAQLSIRNVAKVFPGKKDLFSKLTGKARRDFVAIQNIDLEIEPNTFVSIIGPSGCGKSTLLNMIAGLSPISGGEILLNGAPITGPGPDRGMVFQNYALMPWMTVEENLRFAVETVDPKISAKKRDRIIKEHIQLVGLTGAERKHPHELSGGMRQRVGIARALAINPQILLMDEPFGALDALTRGFLQEEVERIWEQQRKTVIMITHSIDEALLLSDRIVMMTRGPAARIDEILDVPFPRPRNRETIQQHPAYAGLKAEMESHLFRETRAVEAARVGG from the coding sequence ATGAGTATTGCCCCTGTGAATACACCCGTAAATTTGCCTGCCAATGCGTCTGCCGGCGCAGTTGAGTCGCGAGAGCTGCGATCGCCGACCGCCCAGCTCTCAATCCGCAACGTCGCCAAGGTTTTCCCCGGCAAAAAAGACTTGTTCAGCAAGCTCACCGGCAAGGCCCGCCGCGACTTCGTTGCCATTCAGAACATTGACCTGGAGATCGAGCCCAACACCTTTGTGTCGATTATTGGCCCCTCGGGCTGCGGCAAATCGACCCTGCTGAATATGATCGCGGGCCTTAGCCCAATCTCCGGCGGTGAGATTTTGCTCAACGGTGCCCCCATCACCGGGCCAGGGCCAGACCGGGGCATGGTCTTCCAAAACTACGCCCTGATGCCCTGGATGACGGTGGAGGAAAACCTGCGGTTTGCTGTGGAAACCGTGGATCCAAAAATTTCGGCAAAAAAGCGCGATCGCATTATCAAAGAGCACATTCAGCTGGTCGGCCTCACCGGGGCCGAACGTAAGCACCCCCACGAGCTATCCGGCGGCATGCGCCAGCGGGTCGGCATCGCCCGCGCCCTGGCCATCAACCCCCAGATCCTGCTGATGGATGAGCCCTTCGGTGCCCTCGACGCCCTCACCCGAGGCTTTTTGCAAGAAGAAGTCGAGCGCATCTGGGAACAGCAGCGCAAGACCGTGATCATGATCACCCACAGCATCGACGAGGCGCTGCTGCTGAGCGATCGCATCGTCATGATGACCCGTGGCCCCGCCGCCCGCATCGACGAAATTCTCGACGTGCCCTTCCCCCGACCCCGCAACCGCGAAACCATTCAGCAGCACCCCGCCTACGCTGGCCTCAAGGCCGAGATGGAGAGCCACCTGTTTCGCGAAACCCGCGCGGTGGAGGCGGCGCGGGTAGGAGGATGA
- the cynS gene encoding cyanase — protein sequence MTVPAITEKLLAAKKAAGLSFADLEAKTGYDEVWIASVFYRQASASVEEATKLVEILGADSALIEAMTDFPVKGGLDPVVPTDPLIYRFYEIMQVYGMPMKAVIHEKFGDGIMSAIDFTLDVEKEEDPKGDRVKVIMNGKFLPYKKW from the coding sequence ATGACCGTTCCCGCCATTACCGAAAAGCTGCTGGCCGCCAAAAAAGCCGCTGGCCTCAGCTTTGCCGACCTCGAAGCCAAAACTGGCTACGACGAAGTGTGGATCGCCTCTGTTTTCTATCGCCAGGCCAGCGCCTCGGTCGAAGAAGCCACCAAGCTGGTGGAGATTCTCGGGGCCGACAGCGCGCTAATTGAAGCCATGACCGATTTCCCCGTCAAAGGCGGCCTGGATCCCGTTGTTCCCACCGACCCGCTGATCTACCGCTTCTACGAGATCATGCAGGTCTACGGCATGCCCATGAAGGCGGTGATCCACGAAAAATTTGGCGACGGCATCATGAGCGCCATCGACTTCACCCTTGATGTGGAGAAGGAAGAGGATCCCAAGGGCGATCGCGTCAAGGTGATCATGAACGGCAAGTTCTTGCCCTACAAAAAATGGTAA
- a CDS encoding nuclear transport factor 2 family protein, producing MPTPIVPPFTQETAIAKARMAEDAWNSRDPDRVALAYTEDSHWRNRAEIFQGREAIRAFLRRKWDKELDYRLVKEVWAFGDNRIAVRFQYEWHDDAGQWYRAYGNENWEFDENGLMRRREASINDKPIADSERRFFWDTSGPRPQDHPGLIDSPE from the coding sequence ATGCCCACCCCCATCGTCCCCCCCTTCACCCAAGAGACCGCGATCGCCAAAGCCCGCATGGCCGAAGACGCCTGGAACAGCCGCGACCCCGATCGCGTGGCCCTGGCCTACACCGAAGACAGCCACTGGCGCAACCGGGCCGAAATCTTCCAGGGCCGCGAGGCCATTCGCGCCTTTTTGCGCCGCAAGTGGGACAAAGAACTCGACTACCGCCTGGTCAAAGAAGTGTGGGCCTTTGGCGACAACCGCATCGCCGTGCGCTTTCAGTACGAGTGGCACGACGACGCGGGCCAGTGGTACCGCGCCTACGGCAACGAAAACTGGGAGTTCGACGAAAACGGCCTGATGCGCCGCCGCGAAGCCAGCATCAATGACAAGCCCATTGCCGACTCAGAGCGCCGTTTCTTTTGGGATACCTCTGGCCCCCGCCCCCAGGATCATCCAGGGCTGATCGACTCACCAGAGTAG
- a CDS encoding ABC transporter substrate-binding protein: MVISAATQSLSHWGSLGSPSRPSLGAVQSCGVCGGLHDAQSHFQFMETMPTDPLDLVDDLVKMGLYKDNQFRAADSVNAYELRKALFLKRVGRGDPRREKLILALCEQAGGLENAFAAAFGPQAGLFFADSVRASGTTRREFLRNMAVGAALVTLASCSSGGEPAAEEPDNAPVDTRNLEKTALRVGFIPITCATPIIMSEPLGFYKKYGFDVTLMKMSSWGAVRDSAIAGEFDAYHMLAPMPIAMTLGLDSPAFGMKLASIENTNGQAITVAQRHLGKVNGPSDFKGFAIGLPFPYSMHNLLMRYYLASGGLDPDVDVDLRLVPPAEILAQLTAGELDAMLLPDMFGQRAVYEGVGFIHRISKDLWDGHPCCAFAASDDWITSHPNAFRSLNKAIIEAAGYAHDPANRLEVAGAIAGPSFLNQPREVLEAVLTGNFDDGQGNSFSVPDRIGFDPYPWQSFAKWISAQLVRWDLLGEGNTSDTVGNSTINQVGEEVFLTDLARELALELGQQPPFANDRVETLAFDTFDPSAAMDYVKAQVDQFDK; the protein is encoded by the coding sequence ATGGTCATCTCTGCCGCAACCCAATCTCTCAGTCATTGGGGTAGCCTGGGCTCCCCGTCGCGCCCATCCCTTGGGGCTGTACAGTCCTGTGGTGTTTGTGGCGGCCTGCACGACGCCCAGTCTCATTTCCAGTTTATGGAGACCATGCCCACCGACCCCCTCGACCTGGTCGATGACCTGGTGAAGATGGGCCTCTACAAAGACAATCAGTTCCGCGCCGCCGACTCGGTCAACGCCTACGAGCTGCGTAAGGCTCTGTTTCTCAAGCGGGTGGGGCGCGGCGACCCCCGGCGCGAAAAGCTGATTTTGGCGCTGTGTGAGCAGGCGGGCGGTCTGGAAAATGCCTTTGCCGCCGCCTTTGGCCCCCAGGCCGGGCTGTTTTTTGCCGACTCGGTGCGGGCCAGCGGCACCACCCGGCGAGAATTTCTGAGAAATATGGCGGTGGGGGCAGCCCTGGTCACCCTGGCCAGCTGCTCCAGCGGCGGTGAACCCGCCGCCGAGGAACCTGACAATGCTCCGGTGGATACCCGCAACCTCGAAAAAACTGCCCTGCGGGTGGGCTTCATTCCCATCACCTGCGCCACGCCGATCATCATGTCGGAGCCCCTGGGGTTTTACAAAAAGTATGGCTTCGACGTCACGCTGATGAAGATGTCGAGCTGGGGGGCGGTGCGCGACTCGGCGATCGCCGGAGAATTTGACGCTTACCACATGCTGGCTCCCATGCCCATTGCCATGACCCTGGGGCTAGACTCCCCGGCCTTTGGCATGAAGCTCGCCAGTATCGAAAATACCAACGGCCAGGCGATTACCGTCGCCCAGCGCCACCTGGGCAAGGTCAACGGCCCCAGCGATTTTAAGGGGTTTGCGATCGGGCTGCCCTTTCCCTACTCCATGCACAACCTGCTGATGCGCTACTACCTGGCCTCTGGCGGCCTCGACCCCGACGTCGATGTCGATCTGCGCCTGGTGCCCCCGGCGGAGATCCTCGCCCAGCTGACCGCAGGCGAGCTTGACGCCATGCTGCTGCCCGACATGTTTGGCCAGCGGGCCGTGTACGAGGGCGTAGGCTTCATCCATCGGATTTCTAAAGATCTGTGGGACGGCCATCCCTGCTGCGCCTTTGCCGCCAGCGATGACTGGATCACCAGCCACCCCAACGCCTTTCGCTCCCTCAATAAGGCCATTATTGAGGCGGCGGGCTACGCCCACGACCCGGCCAACCGCCTGGAGGTCGCCGGGGCGATCGCCGGGCCATCTTTCCTCAACCAGCCCCGTGAGGTGCTGGAAGCCGTGCTGACCGGCAACTTTGACGATGGCCAGGGCAACAGCTTCTCGGTGCCCGATCGCATTGGCTTTGACCCCTACCCCTGGCAGAGCTTCGCCAAGTGGATTTCGGCGCAGCTGGTGCGGTGGGATCTCCTCGGCGAGGGCAACACTTCCGACACCGTTGGCAATAGCACCATCAACCAGGTGGGTGAAGAGGTGTTTCTGACCGATCTGGCCCGCGAACTGGCCCTGGAGCTGGGCCAGCAGCCCCCCTTCGCCAACGACCGGGTTGAGACACTGGCCTTTGATACCTTTGACCCCAGCGCCGCTATGGACTATGTCAAGGCGCAGGTCGACCAGTTTGATAAATAG